A window of the SAR202 cluster bacterium genome harbors these coding sequences:
- the maf gene encoding septum formation protein Maf, with translation MIKTGLTGQKIRLKLEAWGRLGEALASLDDRPVFVMGGAPGEVVEAEVVKERRHYIAAVVTDVLTASPHRVAPPCPYFGPCTGCQWQHLDYGFQLQIKRGMVADALCRVGGFEEPPVSETLPSPKQYGYRNHARFTIGHRNDNGKLGYVNRETRRFVPIDHCMIMHPGINSILGQLQGHAGETSQLSVRYGINTQDFLIQPTLKTPEVSLPTGQTHYREQVRGREFRVASPSFFQVNVDQLSRMVDLVRERLGLTGSEFIVDAYAGVGTFAVLLAPHAGRIVAIEDSPAAVEDAKANGQGLSNVEFRLGKTENALRYLGERPDAVILDPPRKGCHPSAIEALEELAPPRVVYVSCDPATLGRDLKMLCARVFRLEDVQPMDMFPQTHHVECLATLSLRRPVESLVLASASPRRRELAVRLGGLGVAMEVEASGVVEDEGGEPREMVRRLALAKARAVASRRPGKLVVGADTTVVLDGRTLGKPGDEREAVEMLKALRGRQHTVVTGVAVVDESGKALADVCETTVTLGGYGDEEAMSYITSGQAMDKAGSYGVQDAPFAEGALVEGCYNNVLGLPLCSLGKLLHKAGYRIDGLTALRCCEAKQG, from the coding sequence ATGATTAAGACGGGACTAACAGGACAAAAGATACGGCTGAAGCTGGAGGCGTGGGGCCGATTGGGGGAGGCCCTGGCGTCGCTGGACGACAGGCCGGTGTTTGTCATGGGCGGCGCGCCGGGGGAGGTGGTGGAGGCGGAGGTGGTAAAGGAGCGCCGCCACTACATCGCTGCCGTGGTCACGGACGTGCTGACGGCCTCGCCGCACCGGGTGGCGCCGCCTTGCCCATATTTCGGCCCTTGCACCGGCTGCCAGTGGCAGCACCTGGACTACGGCTTCCAGCTGCAAATCAAGCGCGGTATGGTGGCCGACGCGCTGTGTCGTGTCGGCGGGTTCGAGGAGCCGCCGGTGTCGGAGACGCTGCCTTCGCCGAAGCAGTACGGGTATCGGAACCACGCGCGGTTCACCATTGGACACCGCAATGATAACGGGAAGCTGGGGTATGTGAACAGGGAAACGCGAAGGTTTGTGCCTATTGACCATTGTATGATCATGCACCCAGGCATCAACAGTATCTTGGGCCAGCTTCAGGGCCACGCCGGCGAGACGAGTCAACTTTCGGTGCGATATGGCATTAATACCCAGGACTTTCTTATCCAGCCGACTTTGAAGACGCCCGAGGTCTCGCTGCCGACGGGCCAGACACATTATCGAGAGCAGGTGCGGGGGCGGGAGTTTCGAGTGGCGTCGCCGTCATTTTTCCAGGTCAACGTGGACCAGTTGAGCCGGATGGTGGATTTGGTGCGGGAGAGGCTGGGGCTGACGGGGTCGGAATTTATTGTCGACGCTTATGCGGGCGTCGGGACTTTCGCGGTCCTGCTGGCCCCGCACGCTGGTCGCATTGTGGCGATTGAGGACTCGCCAGCGGCGGTGGAGGACGCGAAGGCCAACGGGCAGGGACTGAGCAATGTGGAGTTCCGACTGGGGAAGACCGAAAACGCGCTGCGGTATCTTGGGGAGCGGCCGGACGCAGTGATCCTGGACCCGCCGAGGAAGGGGTGTCATCCCTCAGCCATTGAGGCGCTGGAGGAGCTGGCGCCGCCTCGCGTTGTGTATGTCTCCTGCGACCCAGCGACCTTAGGGCGGGATTTGAAGATGCTGTGCGCTCGCGTGTTCCGTCTAGAAGACGTGCAACCGATGGACATGTTCCCGCAGACCCACCATGTGGAATGCCTGGCGACGCTTTCTCTGCGACGGCCCGTGGAGTCGCTGGTGCTGGCGTCGGCGTCACCGAGGCGTCGGGAGTTGGCGGTCCGACTCGGCGGACTGGGGGTGGCGATGGAGGTGGAGGCGTCGGGGGTGGTCGAGGACGAGGGAGGGGAGCCCAGGGAGATGGTGCGCCGGCTGGCGCTGGCCAAGGCGCGGGCGGTGGCGTCGAGGAGGCCTGGGAAGCTGGTGGTAGGAGCGGATACAACCGTGGTGCTGGATGGGCGGACGCTGGGGAAGCCGGGGGACGAGCGGGAGGCCGTGGAGATGCTGAAGGCGCTTCGAGGGCGGCAGCACACCGTGGTGACGGGTGTGGCAGTGGTGGACGAATCGGGGAAGGCGCTGGCGGATGTGTGCGAGACCACCGTGACGCTGGGCGGCTACGGTGATGAGGAGGCGATGTCTTATATCACTTCGGGCCAGGCTATGGACAAGGCGGGGAGCTATGGTGTGCAGGACGCGCCTTTTGCTGAGGGCGCACTGGTAGAGGGGTGCTACAACAATGTCCTGGGGCTGCCCTTGTGCAGCCTGGGCAAGCTGCTGCACAAAGCAGGGTATAGAATTGACGGGCTGACAGCACTGCGGTGCTGCGAGGCCAAACAGGGATAA
- the trxA gene encoding thioredoxin: MAKPFSVGDKEFDEKVLKNTKPVLVDFWAEWCVPCKMIAPIVDDLATELEGKMEFAKVDVDSSPLTAVKYGIRSIPALLIFKGGKPVEQIVGAVPKSHLKKKIDAVLAAA, encoded by the coding sequence ATGGCCAAGCCCTTCTCTGTCGGCGACAAAGAATTTGACGAAAAAGTCTTGAAGAACACCAAGCCCGTCTTGGTCGACTTCTGGGCCGAGTGGTGTGTCCCCTGCAAAATGATCGCTCCTATAGTCGATGACCTGGCGACGGAGCTGGAAGGAAAGATGGAGTTCGCCAAAGTGGACGTGGACTCCAGCCCTCTTACTGCCGTCAAGTACGGCATCCGCAGCATCCCTGCCCTTCTCATCTTCAAAGGCGGCAAACCTGTTGAGCAAATTGTGGGCGCCGTCCCCAAGAGTCATCTGAAGAAAAAGATTGACGCCGTCTTGGCCGCCGCTTAA